In Thermosynechococcus sichuanensis E542, a single genomic region encodes these proteins:
- a CDS encoding fimbria/pilus outer membrane usher protein encodes MAAPVSAQAEVSAIYTLEVNRVTKGDVIVLVRGDDVLIPLQDLVNAGLREIGGRREIIQGLEHVSLQSLAPQITFQRDDANLVLRLQVGAAQLPPTVIDFNPNNEPPGIRYSQPLSAYLNYSVFWDNFEQLTAASEVAISFGGNALTSTLGLTADGNLQRGLTAFTLDNRRHLTTLTLGDAFISSDLLGGGGLWGGIVWERNFGLSPYLIRQPAFDFRGEVTTPSSAEVYLNNLLIRRVTLPPGPFILKNLPASGGFNRLRIVVTDADGNQRVFSRNFVQSFTLLRPRLSEFIVAAGAERKNFSTENFSYGDQVQFLAAYRQGILNNLTLGARLEGSGDLLNAGLNLSTAIPIGTLDLAAAVSTTEGKLGSGLAVSYNYPGRRLAFGGGVRLLSDNYVNTGLALGDDRPQLEGFANATLSLGSRVTISGQYFFTNPRDQVARQQATILAQVQLRRNLSLYLQGSRFLSGSEQPVDQVSVTFNYFLNNAVTINTGWLQQGNQGVPFLNVSRSLPAGVGYGYQGQVLQANEQAFVSGRFLYNAPWSRYQISYAQAGDTGQAQVVVEGGLVTIGGEVFATRPVQGSFALVDVPNVAGVRTYLSNQEIGRTNRRGKILIPDLLPYYGNALRIEDQDIPIDFAIGRTELLIAPPFRGGAIARFDVRPSRNYVGRVVILRGSERIIPNLGQLTLERDKEKIVSPLSPRGEFYFDTLEAGTYTAEVAYEQLRCTFQLTLPPSNDLFTDVGEVSCSLPDLRR; translated from the coding sequence ATGGCTGCTCCGGTCTCTGCCCAAGCAGAAGTCTCTGCCATTTATACCCTTGAGGTGAATCGCGTTACCAAAGGGGATGTGATTGTTTTGGTGCGTGGCGACGATGTGCTCATCCCCTTGCAGGATCTAGTGAATGCCGGTTTGAGGGAGATTGGCGGTCGCCGCGAAATCATCCAAGGCCTTGAGCATGTCTCCTTGCAGTCGTTGGCACCGCAGATTACATTCCAGCGGGATGATGCCAACTTAGTGCTACGGTTACAGGTGGGAGCAGCCCAACTGCCACCAACGGTCATTGACTTTAACCCAAATAATGAACCACCGGGGATTCGCTACAGCCAACCCTTGAGTGCTTACCTCAACTACAGCGTTTTTTGGGATAACTTTGAACAGTTGACGGCTGCCAGTGAAGTGGCGATTAGCTTTGGCGGCAATGCCCTCACCTCAACCCTGGGGTTGACTGCCGATGGCAACCTGCAACGGGGACTTACCGCCTTTACATTGGATAATCGGCGCCATCTCACCACTTTGACCTTGGGGGATGCGTTTATCAGCAGTGACCTGTTGGGCGGGGGTGGCCTTTGGGGGGGCATTGTTTGGGAACGCAACTTTGGTCTTAGCCCTTACCTGATTCGCCAACCCGCCTTTGACTTTCGGGGTGAGGTAACCACCCCCAGCAGCGCAGAGGTTTACTTGAATAATCTGCTCATTCGGCGGGTGACGTTACCACCGGGGCCTTTTATTCTCAAGAACTTACCCGCCTCTGGGGGCTTTAATCGCTTGCGGATTGTGGTAACGGATGCTGACGGCAATCAACGGGTCTTTAGCCGCAATTTTGTCCAATCGTTTACGTTATTGCGGCCTAGACTATCGGAGTTTATTGTGGCTGCCGGTGCCGAGCGGAAAAATTTTAGCACGGAGAATTTCAGCTACGGGGATCAGGTGCAATTTTTGGCGGCCTATCGGCAGGGTATTTTGAATAACTTGACACTGGGGGCACGCCTCGAAGGCAGCGGTGATCTCTTGAATGCCGGCTTGAACCTAAGTACGGCGATTCCCATTGGCACGCTAGATTTGGCAGCGGCGGTGAGCACTACGGAGGGAAAATTGGGCAGTGGGCTTGCTGTGAGCTACAACTATCCGGGACGACGGCTGGCCTTTGGCGGTGGGGTGCGCCTGCTCAGTGACAACTATGTCAATACTGGCTTGGCTTTGGGGGACGATCGCCCGCAGTTGGAGGGTTTTGCCAATGCCACCCTGAGTCTGGGGTCGCGGGTAACAATTAGTGGCCAGTATTTCTTTACCAATCCTCGCGATCAAGTGGCGCGGCAACAGGCAACGATTCTCGCTCAAGTACAACTCCGCCGCAATCTGAGTCTATACCTCCAAGGCTCCCGCTTCCTTTCTGGCAGTGAGCAACCGGTGGATCAAGTCAGTGTCACGTTTAACTACTTCCTGAACAATGCGGTGACAATTAATACTGGCTGGCTGCAACAGGGAAATCAAGGGGTTCCTTTCCTCAACGTCTCGCGATCGCTCCCAGCGGGGGTCGGCTATGGCTACCAAGGACAGGTACTTCAGGCCAATGAGCAGGCCTTTGTCAGTGGCAGGTTCTTGTACAACGCCCCTTGGAGTCGCTACCAAATTAGTTACGCGCAGGCAGGGGATACGGGACAGGCACAAGTGGTGGTGGAAGGAGGACTCGTCACAATTGGCGGTGAGGTCTTTGCCACCCGACCCGTGCAGGGAAGTTTTGCCCTAGTGGATGTGCCCAATGTGGCGGGCGTGCGCACCTACTTAAGCAATCAGGAAATTGGGCGCACAAATCGTCGCGGTAAAATTTTGATTCCAGACTTGCTGCCCTACTACGGCAATGCACTGCGGATTGAGGATCAGGATATTCCCATTGATTTTGCCATTGGCCGCACCGAGCTACTGATTGCACCGCCCTTTCGTGGGGGAGCGATCGCCCGCTTTGATGTCCGCCCCAGTCGCAACTATGTCGGTCGGGTGGTGATTTTGCGGGGCAGTGAGCGGATCATCCCCAATTTGGGACAACTGACCCTAGAACGGGATAAAGAAAAAATCGTATCGCCCCTCTCACCAAGGGGAGAGTTTTACTTTGATACCCTAGAAGCAGGAACCTACACTGCTGAGGTGGCCTATGAGCAACTGCGCTGTACGTTTCAACTGACACTGCCACCCAGTAACGATCTCTTTACCGATGTAGGGGAAGTCTCATGTTCATTGCCCGACTTGCGACGATAG
- the ileS gene encoding isoleucine--tRNA ligase produces the protein MTDATADYKDTVNLPQTTFEMRANAATREPQLQAFWAQHQIYETLQQTNPGEVFILHDGPPYANGALHIGHALNKILKDIINKYQLLRGRKVHYRPGWDCHGLPIELKVLQNLKPEQRAQLTPLTLRQQAKEFALKTVAEQKQSFQRYGVWGDWEHPYLTLTPDYEAAQIGVFGEMVLRGYIYRGLKPVHWSPSSKTALAEAELEYPEGHTSRSLYAAFEVIELPAGLDKSWYKALGKLGVAIWTTTPWTIPANLAVSVNPDLTYALVEITPSGRYQYLIVAKDLVERLSDTLGCTLKVVATAKGADLEHGRYRHPLFERESKIVIGGDYVTTESGTGLVHTAPGHGLEDYAVGQRYGLPILSPVDENGCFTAEAGPFAGLNVLKEGNEAVIAALQACGSLLKEEPYVHKYPYDWRTKKPTIFRATEQWFASVEGFRDAALRAIAEVKWIPAQGENRITAMVAERSDWCISRQRSWGVPIPVFYDKETGEPLLTAETIAHVQTIIRDRGSDAWWELSVAELLPESLRDQADRYEKGTDTMDVWFDSGSSWAAVLGDQQADLYLEGSDQHRGWFQSSLLTRVAVKGQAPYKAVLTHGFVLDEQGRKMSKSLGNVTDPREVIEGGKNQKQDPPYGADVLRLWVSSVDYANDVPIGKNILKQLADVYRKIRNTARFLLGNLHDFNPDQDAIPYAQLPALDRYMLHRLHEVFSEVTAAFDSFQFYRFFQTIQNLCVVDLSNFYLDIAKDRLYISAPDSDRRRSCQTVLAIAVQNLARAIAPVLPHLAEDIWQHLPFKTPYLSVFQSGWVELCAQWYEPTLASEWQRLRQLRLEVNKVLEQARTEKLIGSSLEAKVWLYVADPEWRDRLADMNPSDALSGNGVDELRYLFLVSQVELMPEREAVDVPYVLEAEGRWIGVGHAEGEKCVRCWNYSETVGQSPLHPQLCDRCQAALPRKFRDS, from the coding sequence ATGACTGACGCGACCGCCGACTACAAAGACACTGTCAACCTGCCCCAAACGACGTTTGAAATGCGGGCAAATGCCGCAACACGGGAACCCCAATTACAGGCCTTTTGGGCACAGCACCAAATTTATGAAACCCTTCAGCAAACCAATCCGGGTGAGGTCTTTATTCTCCACGATGGCCCCCCCTACGCCAATGGTGCTCTCCACATTGGCCATGCCCTTAATAAAATTCTCAAGGACATCATCAATAAGTACCAACTCCTGCGGGGACGCAAAGTTCACTACCGTCCGGGGTGGGACTGCCACGGCCTGCCCATTGAACTCAAAGTCCTGCAAAACCTGAAACCCGAACAGCGTGCCCAGCTTACCCCCCTTACTCTCCGCCAACAGGCCAAGGAATTTGCCCTCAAAACCGTGGCGGAGCAAAAGCAGAGTTTCCAACGCTATGGGGTCTGGGGTGACTGGGAGCATCCTTACTTGACCCTCACCCCCGACTATGAGGCCGCCCAAATCGGTGTCTTTGGCGAAATGGTGCTGCGGGGCTATATCTATCGGGGGCTAAAACCCGTCCACTGGAGTCCTAGCTCTAAAACTGCCCTTGCCGAAGCCGAATTGGAATACCCCGAAGGCCACACCTCCCGTAGTCTCTATGCTGCCTTTGAAGTGATCGAGTTACCCGCAGGCTTAGATAAGTCTTGGTACAAAGCCCTAGGGAAATTGGGGGTGGCCATCTGGACAACAACCCCTTGGACGATTCCCGCCAACTTGGCCGTCAGTGTCAATCCCGATCTCACCTATGCCCTTGTGGAGATCACGCCTAGTGGCCGCTACCAGTACTTGATTGTTGCCAAGGATCTTGTAGAGCGCCTCAGTGACACCCTTGGTTGCACCCTTAAGGTCGTTGCCACCGCCAAAGGAGCTGACTTGGAACATGGCCGCTATCGCCATCCCCTCTTTGAGCGCGAGAGCAAAATTGTTATTGGTGGCGACTATGTGACCACGGAATCGGGAACGGGATTGGTACATACCGCCCCCGGTCATGGCTTAGAGGACTATGCCGTGGGTCAGCGCTATGGCCTGCCGATTCTGTCGCCGGTGGATGAGAATGGCTGCTTTACAGCGGAAGCGGGGCCATTTGCCGGTCTCAATGTGCTCAAGGAAGGGAATGAAGCGGTCATCGCAGCCCTGCAAGCGTGTGGTTCCCTCCTCAAGGAAGAACCCTATGTCCACAAGTATCCCTACGACTGGCGCACGAAAAAACCAACGATCTTCCGTGCTACGGAGCAGTGGTTTGCGTCCGTTGAGGGCTTTCGCGATGCGGCACTCAGGGCGATCGCCGAGGTGAAGTGGATTCCTGCCCAAGGGGAAAACCGCATTACGGCAATGGTGGCCGAGCGTTCCGACTGGTGTATTTCGCGGCAGCGCAGTTGGGGCGTGCCGATTCCCGTCTTTTATGACAAAGAAACGGGGGAACCGCTGCTGACGGCAGAAACTATTGCCCATGTGCAAACCATTATTCGCGATCGCGGCTCCGATGCGTGGTGGGAACTCTCTGTTGCGGAATTACTCCCTGAATCGCTACGAGATCAGGCCGATCGCTACGAAAAAGGCACCGACACGATGGATGTCTGGTTTGATTCGGGATCCTCTTGGGCGGCGGTTCTCGGCGATCAGCAGGCAGACCTCTACCTTGAAGGCTCTGACCAACACCGGGGCTGGTTTCAATCCTCCTTGCTGACACGGGTGGCCGTGAAAGGCCAAGCCCCCTACAAGGCTGTCCTCACCCATGGTTTTGTCCTCGATGAGCAGGGGCGGAAAATGAGTAAGTCCCTCGGCAATGTCACCGATCCCCGCGAAGTGATTGAAGGGGGCAAAAACCAAAAGCAAGACCCTCCCTACGGTGCTGACGTGCTGCGCCTGTGGGTTTCCTCCGTGGACTACGCCAATGACGTGCCCATTGGCAAAAATATCCTCAAGCAGTTGGCGGATGTCTATCGCAAGATTCGCAATACAGCCCGCTTTCTCCTCGGAAATCTCCACGACTTTAACCCCGATCAGGATGCGATTCCCTATGCCCAACTGCCCGCGTTGGATCGCTATATGCTACATCGGCTGCACGAAGTCTTCAGTGAAGTAACGGCGGCTTTTGATAGCTTTCAGTTCTATCGCTTTTTCCAAACCATTCAAAATCTGTGTGTTGTTGACTTGTCAAACTTTTATCTGGACATCGCAAAAGATCGGCTATACATCAGTGCCCCCGATAGCGATCGCCGTCGTAGTTGTCAAACCGTGCTTGCCATTGCGGTTCAAAACCTCGCCCGTGCCATTGCCCCAGTGCTTCCGCATCTAGCCGAGGATATTTGGCAACATTTACCCTTCAAAACCCCCTACCTTTCAGTCTTTCAAAGCGGCTGGGTAGAGCTTTGCGCCCAGTGGTACGAGCCAACCCTAGCAAGTGAGTGGCAACGCCTGCGGCAACTGCGTCTAGAGGTCAACAAGGTACTCGAACAGGCTCGTACCGAAAAGCTCATTGGCTCCTCTTTGGAAGCCAAAGTGTGGCTCTATGTTGCCGATCCAGAGTGGCGCGATCGCCTTGCAGACATGAATCCCAGTGATGCCCTCAGTGGCAACGGGGTGGATGAACTGCGCTATCTCTTTTTAGTGTCCCAAGTGGAGCTGATGCCGGAACGGGAAGCGGTGGACGTGCCCTATGTCCTTGAGGCAGAAGGACGATGGATTGGTGTGGGTCATGCCGAGGGTGAGAAATGCGTCCGCTGCTGGAACTATTCTGAGACTGTTGGCCAATCGCCCTTGCATCCCCAGTTGTGCGATCGCTGTCAAGCCGCCCTGCCTCGAAAGTTTAGGGACTCTTAA
- a CDS encoding DUF370 domain-containing protein yields the protein MLNIGFGNYVSPQRLLAIVSPDSAPIKRLILEAREHHHLIDATHGRRTRAVLVLDGEIVVLSALHPETLVARLNPPA from the coding sequence ATGCTAAACATTGGTTTTGGCAACTATGTCTCGCCGCAGCGACTGCTGGCGATCGTCAGCCCTGATTCTGCGCCAATCAAACGTCTGATTCTGGAAGCACGGGAGCACCATCACCTCATTGATGCTACCCATGGGCGGCGGACTCGTGCTGTACTGGTGTTGGATGGGGAGATTGTCGTCCTCTCAGCCTTACATCCTGAAACATTAGTGGCACGGCTGAATCCACCTGCCTAA
- a CDS encoding Csu type fimbrial protein: protein MTFSLILKRLILGVFLTAAGGVLPLLMAQAAKAQTSPQTANIQIQANVNAACKITSTQDINFGTYDPLGAHATTALDAQGQVIVKCLPSTQATIKLEQGANPATGSSCTSPLRQMANNTARLPYGLYQDSARSQVWGCDTSNDVEYTASNASPKAFTIYGRIPAGDTLPSGTLDQLQPGAYTDSVQVTVSF, encoded by the coding sequence ATGACCTTCTCATTGATTCTCAAACGATTGATTCTTGGTGTATTTCTTACTGCTGCGGGGGGCGTACTGCCTCTGTTAATGGCACAGGCTGCTAAAGCCCAAACTTCGCCCCAAACAGCAAATATCCAAATTCAAGCAAACGTCAACGCAGCCTGCAAAATTACGAGTACCCAAGACATCAACTTTGGTACCTATGACCCATTGGGTGCCCATGCAACGACAGCGCTAGATGCCCAAGGCCAAGTAATTGTCAAGTGTTTACCCAGTACCCAAGCGACTATTAAGCTTGAGCAAGGAGCCAATCCTGCAACAGGTTCTTCTTGTACCAGTCCCCTGCGCCAGATGGCCAATAACACTGCGCGTCTTCCCTATGGGTTATACCAAGATTCTGCGAGAAGTCAAGTTTGGGGCTGTGATACCAGTAATGATGTCGAGTACACGGCATCGAATGCATCTCCGAAAGCCTTCACCATCTACGGTCGGATTCCCGCAGGAGATACCTTACCGTCCGGTACTCTAGACCAACTACAACCCGGAGCTTATACTGATAGCGTTCAAGTCACTGTCTCGTTCTAG
- a CDS encoding response regulator translates to MKILVVEDDKTIANLIAEALTQQRYTVEVVHDGVSGLEYLEARVFDLLILDLGLPQMDGITLCQNKC, encoded by the coding sequence ATGAAGATTCTGGTTGTTGAAGATGATAAAACAATTGCGAATCTAATTGCTGAGGCGTTGACGCAGCAACGGTACACCGTTGAAGTTGTGCACGATGGGGTCTCTGGTCTTGAGTATTTAGAAGCCCGTGTCTTCGACTTACTGATTTTGGATTTAGGCTTACCGCAGATGGATGGCATCACCCTTTGTCAAAATAAATGCTAG
- a CDS encoding Csu type fimbrial protein encodes MFIARLATIGFITGLSCLGCWAAAQAQRTGCQFQGVTGLNFGSYDPFSPIPLDTTGQVQFVCVGGGAGSFNNRPVTVQLSQGGSNSFTPRQMSSGSDRLNYNLYLDANRSIIWGDGTGGTQQRGPFIPGNNVLNTLTIYGRIPAQQWVAPGLYTDSLQITILF; translated from the coding sequence ATGTTCATTGCCCGACTTGCGACGATAGGATTTATCACTGGCCTTAGTTGCCTTGGGTGTTGGGCAGCCGCACAGGCTCAGAGGACGGGCTGTCAGTTTCAGGGGGTGACCGGCTTGAACTTTGGTAGCTATGATCCTTTTTCGCCCATTCCCCTAGATACGACTGGTCAAGTTCAGTTTGTCTGTGTCGGTGGGGGAGCTGGTAGCTTTAATAATCGCCCTGTTACAGTGCAACTCAGCCAAGGAGGCAGCAACAGTTTTACACCGCGACAAATGAGCAGTGGGAGCGATCGCCTGAACTATAACCTTTACCTCGATGCCAACCGCAGTATTATTTGGGGCGATGGCACAGGGGGCACACAGCAACGGGGGCCTTTTATTCCCGGCAACAATGTCCTCAATACCCTGACGATCTACGGTCGCATTCCTGCCCAGCAGTGGGTTGCCCCCGGCCTGTACACCGACTCCCTGCAAATCACTATTCTCTTTTAA
- the purN gene encoding phosphoribosylglycinamide formyltransferase — MSSEALVVPSAPATAPTPRPLRLGVLASGSGSNFAALAEAIAQGELAAQIQVLIYNNPDAFVAQRAKQWQIPSVLLNHRHYPSRESLDAAIVETLKAYGVEWVVMAGWMRIVTPVLLNAYPQRVINLHPSLLPSFRGLRAVEQALAAGVKITGCTVHLVAEEVDSGPILVQAAVPVLPDDTPATLHARIQVQEHRILKQAIADIAARQAQASC; from the coding sequence ATGTCCAGTGAGGCCCTTGTTGTCCCCTCTGCGCCGGCAACCGCCCCTACTCCTCGCCCCTTGCGATTGGGGGTATTGGCTTCTGGGAGTGGCTCCAATTTTGCTGCCCTTGCGGAGGCGATCGCCCAAGGGGAATTGGCCGCCCAGATTCAAGTTCTGATCTACAACAATCCCGATGCCTTTGTGGCCCAGCGGGCAAAACAGTGGCAGATTCCCAGTGTCCTCCTCAACCATCGCCACTATCCCAGCCGGGAAAGCCTCGATGCCGCCATTGTCGAAACCCTGAAAGCCTATGGGGTCGAGTGGGTGGTGATGGCGGGCTGGATGCGGATTGTGACGCCTGTACTCCTCAATGCCTACCCCCAGCGGGTCATTAACCTGCATCCCAGTTTGCTGCCGAGTTTTCGCGGATTGCGTGCCGTTGAGCAAGCCTTGGCGGCGGGGGTGAAGATTACGGGGTGTACCGTCCATCTGGTGGCAGAGGAAGTGGATAGTGGCCCGATTTTAGTTCAAGCAGCGGTGCCCGTTCTCCCCGATGATACGCCTGCAACCCTCCATGCTCGCATTCAAGTGCAAGAGCATCGCATTCTCAAGCAGGCGATCGCCGACATTGCTGCGCGGCAGGCGCAAGCTTCCTGCTGA
- a CDS encoding aminotransferase class V-fold PLP-dependent enzyme has translation MHLETLRAYHDTYPALLNKTYLNYGGQGPLHQDTWQAILQSDRHIQAEGPFANRVFPWLSQQLQTLRQELAQLLGTTADTIALTDSVTTGCNIVLWGINWQAGDRLLISNCEHPGVVAITEQLARRLGVVVDRVAFWPWCDDEVAAIEAQLHPRTRLVVLSHLLWNSGKLLPLDKIVDLCHRRGIQVLADGAQSVGMVPLNLPALGVDYYAFTGHKWCCGPAGLGGLYIRRDRLATLEPTFIGWRGIHQTREAQPAGWKEDASRFEVATTAFSLVPGLTTALQVHDQWGTAQARYERICELSHYLWQQLQGIAGLTCLSPVPPPSGLVAFQLANGQHRQLVQDLEAEHILVRELLYPASVRACVHYFTLPQECDRFVAALKQWLQNHPEEA, from the coding sequence ATGCACCTAGAGACCCTGCGCGCCTACCACGACACCTACCCCGCCTTGCTCAATAAGACCTACCTCAACTATGGGGGTCAAGGGCCGCTGCACCAAGATACTTGGCAGGCCATTCTCCAGAGCGATCGCCACATCCAAGCGGAAGGCCCCTTTGCTAATCGCGTGTTTCCGTGGCTCAGCCAACAACTGCAAACCCTGCGGCAAGAACTGGCACAGCTTTTGGGGACAACGGCAGACACCATCGCCCTCACGGATTCAGTCACCACAGGCTGCAACATTGTCCTTTGGGGCATCAACTGGCAAGCGGGCGATCGCCTGCTGATTTCCAACTGTGAGCATCCGGGGGTGGTGGCGATTACGGAGCAATTGGCGCGGCGGTTGGGGGTGGTCGTGGATCGGGTGGCCTTTTGGCCCTGGTGTGACGATGAGGTGGCCGCCATTGAAGCCCAACTCCATCCCCGCACTCGCTTGGTCGTCCTCAGCCATTTGCTGTGGAATAGCGGGAAACTTTTGCCGCTGGACAAGATTGTTGACCTTTGCCACCGTCGCGGTATCCAAGTTTTGGCGGATGGTGCCCAAAGTGTGGGCATGGTGCCCCTGAATTTACCCGCCTTGGGGGTGGATTACTATGCCTTTACCGGACACAAGTGGTGCTGTGGACCTGCGGGACTAGGTGGGCTGTACATTCGGCGCGATCGCCTAGCCACATTGGAACCCACCTTTATTGGCTGGCGCGGCATTCACCAAACCCGTGAGGCTCAACCGGCGGGCTGGAAGGAGGATGCCAGTCGCTTTGAGGTGGCCACAACCGCGTTTTCCTTGGTACCGGGGCTAACCACTGCCCTGCAGGTGCATGATCAGTGGGGGACTGCCCAGGCGCGATACGAACGCATTTGTGAGCTGAGTCATTACCTTTGGCAACAGTTACAGGGCATAGCGGGTTTGACCTGTCTGAGTCCTGTGCCGCCGCCGTCGGGCTTGGTGGCCTTTCAGTTGGCCAATGGTCAGCATCGCCAATTGGTGCAAGACCTTGAGGCAGAGCATATCTTGGTGCGGGAATTGCTCTATCCTGCCTCGGTGCGTGCCTGTGTCCATTACTTTACGCTGCCACAGGAGTGCGATCGCTTTGTTGCTGCCCTCAAACAATGGCTCCAGAATCATCCTGAGGAAGCTTGA
- the ruvX gene encoding Holliday junction resolvase RuvX, which yields MISVLGLDLGRKRIGVAGCDRLGQLATGITTIQRRNFASDVAQLRQICQERGVEKLIVGLPYTLDGQLGSQARQVQHLAEKIGAALNLPVEYMDERLTSFQAEEILKQRRRSPRHHKDLVDQIAAALILQQWLDARSQALKSTSAAVDPPSKA from the coding sequence ATGATTTCCGTTCTCGGTTTAGATCTGGGGCGCAAGCGCATTGGCGTAGCGGGGTGCGATCGCTTGGGGCAGTTGGCCACGGGCATTACCACGATTCAGCGGCGGAATTTTGCCAGTGATGTGGCACAGCTTCGTCAGATTTGCCAAGAACGAGGGGTAGAAAAACTAATTGTCGGCTTGCCCTACACCCTCGATGGTCAACTGGGTTCCCAAGCGCGGCAAGTGCAACATCTGGCGGAAAAAATTGGCGCGGCCTTGAACTTGCCCGTGGAATATATGGATGAGCGACTTACCTCATTTCAGGCGGAGGAGATTCTCAAACAGCGACGGCGATCGCCGCGGCACCATAAGGACTTAGTGGATCAAATTGCTGCTGCCCTAATTTTGCAACAATGGCTCGATGCCCGTTCTCAAGCCCTAAAATCAACATCGGCAGCCGTTGACCCCCCCTCCAAGGCATGA
- a CDS encoding fimbrial biogenesis chaperone has protein sequence MRFRLGWRFALLATAIALGMVSRVGAQSSEFYLNAVQVFLSPRQRTALLTLTNTGQVPINFEVSVRRWQQTADGQEELTESDGNVVAFPILLSVPPGEQRTLRVGVRQPATTEEQTYRLLVTELPPANVPETQGAAIRIIKTLSLPVFVQPVNIQRQGEIVNGRVEKGKLSFVVRNRGNVHIQTLGITVQGLNERGTVVFERTLDSVYVLAERDRPFRNIPLPQSNCAQVRQVKLQSVGTNPSLTTEIPTPNGVCT, from the coding sequence GTGCGCTTTCGATTGGGGTGGCGGTTTGCTCTGCTGGCTACGGCCATTGCCCTTGGCATGGTTTCAAGGGTGGGGGCGCAGTCCTCGGAGTTTTATCTTAATGCGGTGCAGGTATTTCTCTCACCGCGGCAGCGAACGGCATTACTGACCCTGACCAATACAGGGCAGGTGCCAATTAACTTTGAGGTTAGTGTGCGCCGCTGGCAGCAAACCGCCGATGGCCAAGAGGAGCTAACGGAAAGCGATGGCAATGTCGTGGCTTTCCCCATCTTGCTGTCGGTACCGCCGGGAGAACAGCGGACTTTACGAGTTGGGGTACGGCAACCCGCCACAACCGAAGAGCAAACCTATCGCCTCTTGGTGACAGAATTGCCGCCGGCTAATGTGCCAGAAACCCAGGGAGCAGCCATTCGCATTATCAAGACTCTGAGTCTGCCCGTTTTTGTCCAACCCGTCAATATCCAGCGACAAGGCGAAATTGTGAATGGTCGCGTTGAAAAGGGCAAATTAAGTTTCGTAGTGCGCAATCGTGGCAATGTTCACATTCAAACCCTTGGCATCACCGTACAAGGGCTGAATGAGCGGGGGACGGTTGTTTTCGAGCGGACACTAGATTCTGTGTATGTTTTGGCCGAGCGCGATCGCCCCTTTAGGAATATTCCCCTACCGCAAAGCAACTGTGCCCAAGTGCGCCAAGTCAAATTACAGTCTGTGGGCACCAACCCCTCCCTTACGACTGAAATTCCTACTCCCAACGGCGTTTGCACTTAG